The Actinopolyspora erythraea genome has a segment encoding these proteins:
- a CDS encoding DNA recombination protein RmuC, whose translation MGPVIVGLLVVVVLLFAGALLVIWRLYDDSARRAEDSARRADEAMRMLEAERERTSRNEAALRRYEVTFASSTGRGELGEQSLVRTTRALGLREGVHFTQQTDLAGGGAARPDLVLHVGGDRRVPVDAKASFAAWAEAMETDDPEEREEALRVHARNIRARAKELVGRDYQRWADAIYGAIMFVPSDAAVVSALDSDPTLLGWLLDRRVFLCGPTGFGVLASAALFAATERTIAADMERIRAQAVEAQRAAASAVEAVNLSGTHLQRFVSARRRELDSLERFRAAVGPLAELVDTTGLAEVRRTSEGVVGSENDPDPLDGVAARDGAGDSGRE comes from the coding sequence GTGGGACCGGTGATCGTCGGCCTGCTGGTCGTGGTGGTGCTGCTGTTCGCCGGGGCGCTGCTGGTGATCTGGCGGTTGTACGACGACAGCGCGCGCAGGGCGGAGGACTCGGCACGGCGGGCCGACGAGGCGATGCGGATGCTGGAGGCGGAGCGGGAGCGCACCTCGCGGAACGAGGCGGCGCTGCGTCGCTACGAGGTGACCTTCGCCTCCAGCACCGGCCGGGGCGAGCTCGGCGAGCAGAGCCTGGTGCGAACCACCAGGGCACTGGGGCTACGGGAGGGGGTTCACTTCACCCAGCAGACCGATCTGGCCGGCGGAGGTGCCGCCCGCCCCGACCTGGTGCTCCACGTGGGCGGGGACAGACGCGTCCCGGTGGACGCCAAGGCCAGCTTCGCCGCGTGGGCCGAGGCGATGGAGACCGACGACCCCGAGGAACGCGAGGAGGCGCTGCGGGTGCACGCCCGCAACATCCGCGCCCGGGCCAAGGAACTGGTGGGCAGGGACTACCAGCGCTGGGCGGACGCCATCTACGGCGCGATCATGTTCGTCCCCTCCGACGCGGCCGTGGTGTCCGCCCTGGACAGTGATCCGACGCTGCTGGGGTGGCTGTTGGACAGGCGCGTGTTCCTGTGCGGGCCCACCGGTTTCGGGGTGCTGGCCTCGGCCGCGCTGTTCGCCGCGACCGAACGCACCATCGCGGCCGACATGGAGCGGATCCGCGCCCAGGCTGTGGAGGCGCAGCGGGCCGCCGCGTCGGCCGTGGAGGCGGTCAACCTCTCCGGGACCCACCTGCAACGGTTCGTCTCGGCGCGCCGCAGGGAGCTCGACTCGCTGGAGCGGTTCCGGGCGGCGGTCGGGCCGCTGGCGGAGCTGGTAGACACCACCGGGCTGGCCGAGGTTCGCCGGACCTCCGAAGGGGTGGTCGGTTCCGAGAACGACCCCGATCCCCTCGACGGGGTGGCCGCCCGGGACGGGGCGGGTGACTCCGGGCGGGAATGA
- a CDS encoding FGGY-family carbohydrate kinase — protein sequence MAEEVLLGIDIGTSSSKGVLTTTTGKIIARADRDHRTSYPLPGRVEHDAATVWWRDFRELVAELLPAAAGRRLAGLGVSGIGPVLLPADEAGEPLRPAILYGVDTRATAEIAELEAELGAERILRHSGSALSSQAVGPKIRWLANHEPETYRRTAKLLMCGSYLVHRLTGRYVLDHHSASQCDPIYDPYGQRWAPEWSRSVAPGLELPELAWPTETAGRVHAEAAAETGLPEGLPVTVGTVDAWAEACSVGVREPGDVMLMYGTTMFFVRVVDQLRPHPALWGTRGVHPDTYTQAAGMATSGAVTDWLRGLFGGEFSELVAAASEVPAGSRGLLLLPYFAGERTPVFDPDARGMLFGLTTEHGRAEIYRAALEGIAYGVRHNLAEMSGAESTEERIVAVGGGTTGGLWTRIVSDVTGRPQLIPAETVGACYGDALLAGLATGTAVAPREWNPVVDRVEPDPANTERYDAFYRHYRRLYESTADTAHFLAQQQRLATGEPR from the coding sequence ATGGCCGAAGAGGTACTGCTGGGGATCGACATCGGCACGTCCAGTTCCAAGGGGGTGCTGACCACCACCACCGGCAAGATCATCGCCAGGGCCGACCGCGACCACCGCACGAGCTACCCGCTGCCGGGCAGGGTGGAGCACGACGCGGCGACGGTGTGGTGGCGCGACTTCCGCGAGCTGGTCGCCGAGCTGCTGCCCGCCGCGGCGGGGCGCCGACTCGCCGGACTCGGGGTCAGCGGTATCGGACCGGTGCTGCTGCCCGCCGACGAGGCGGGGGAGCCGCTCCGCCCCGCGATCCTGTACGGAGTGGACACCAGGGCCACCGCCGAGATCGCCGAGCTGGAGGCCGAGCTCGGTGCCGAGAGGATTCTGCGGCACAGCGGCTCGGCGCTGAGCAGCCAGGCGGTGGGGCCCAAGATCCGCTGGCTGGCCAACCACGAGCCCGAGACCTACCGGCGCACCGCGAAGCTGCTGATGTGCGGTTCCTACCTGGTGCACCGGCTCACCGGTCGTTACGTGCTGGACCACCACTCGGCCAGCCAGTGCGACCCGATCTACGACCCCTACGGGCAGCGCTGGGCGCCGGAGTGGTCCCGCTCGGTCGCACCGGGGCTCGAACTGCCCGAGCTGGCCTGGCCGACCGAGACGGCGGGGCGGGTCCACGCCGAGGCGGCCGCCGAGACCGGACTTCCCGAGGGGCTGCCGGTCACGGTGGGGACCGTGGACGCGTGGGCCGAGGCGTGCAGCGTCGGCGTCCGCGAGCCGGGCGACGTGATGCTGATGTACGGCACCACCATGTTCTTCGTGCGGGTCGTGGACCAGCTCCGGCCCCATCCCGCGCTGTGGGGCACGCGCGGCGTCCACCCGGACACCTACACCCAGGCCGCCGGAATGGCCACCTCCGGGGCGGTGACCGACTGGCTGCGCGGCCTGTTCGGCGGGGAGTTCTCCGAACTGGTCGCCGCCGCCTCCGAGGTCCCGGCGGGCAGCCGGGGGCTGTTGCTGTTGCCCTACTTCGCCGGGGAACGCACGCCCGTGTTCGATCCGGACGCGCGCGGCATGCTGTTCGGGCTGACCACCGAGCACGGGCGGGCCGAGATCTATCGCGCCGCCCTGGAGGGGATCGCCTACGGGGTGCGGCACAACCTGGCCGAGATGAGCGGTGCCGAGTCCACCGAGGAGCGGATCGTGGCGGTGGGCGGTGGCACCACGGGTGGGCTGTGGACCCGGATCGTCTCCGACGTGACCGGGCGCCCGCAGCTGATCCCCGCCGAAACGGTCGGCGCCTGCTACGGCGACGCGCTGCTGGCGGGGCTGGCCACCGGTACCGCCGTGGCTCCGCGGGAGTGGAACCCGGTGGTCGACCGGGTCGAGCCGGATCCGGCCAACACCGAGCGCTACGACGCGTTCTACCGGCACTACCGGCGGCTCTACGAGAGCACCGCCGACACCGCGCACTTCCTGGCACAGCAGCAGCGCCTCGCCACCGGCGAGCCGCGCTGA